A genomic window from Flavobacterium johnsoniae includes:
- a CDS encoding DUF2092 domain-containing protein, giving the protein MNRKFMLLIGFLMMTITTQSQAQRIDSAAVYILGRTTESLQYIKSCSFKAVMTYDIYNESLGLIKHSINEKVSMKFPDKMKITSSGDKGNRSLWYNGKTLYYYSFDNNTYAVTDAPKSVIQTIDETSKKFGIEFPAADFFYETFLDDLKSEQGTLMYLGKTIIDDKECFHIAGKDKNKSFQFWIGNDDNFLPIKMAIVYTNDKDKPQYEAVYKDWIVNPDFSDYMFEFSIPPKASKIKLQPREEKK; this is encoded by the coding sequence ATGAATAGAAAATTTATGTTACTAATTGGCTTTCTGATGATGACAATTACAACACAAAGTCAGGCACAGCGTATTGATTCTGCTGCTGTTTATATTTTAGGACGAACCACAGAATCATTGCAATATATAAAATCATGCAGTTTTAAAGCTGTTATGACTTATGATATTTATAACGAATCTCTAGGTTTAATAAAGCATTCTATAAACGAAAAAGTTTCAATGAAATTTCCAGATAAAATGAAAATTACATCATCTGGCGATAAAGGAAACAGAAGTTTATGGTACAACGGAAAGACGCTTTATTACTATTCTTTCGACAATAATACTTATGCAGTTACCGATGCTCCAAAATCGGTTATTCAAACCATTGATGAAACTAGCAAAAAGTTCGGGATTGAATTTCCCGCTGCAGATTTTTTCTATGAAACATTTCTCGATGATTTAAAATCAGAACAAGGAACTTTAATGTATTTAGGAAAAACGATTATCGACGACAAGGAATGTTTTCATATTGCAGGAAAAGACAAAAACAAAAGTTTTCAATTCTGGATCGGAAACGATGATAATTTCCTGCCCATTAAAATGGCTATTGTTTACACCAATGATAAAGATAAACCGCAATACGAGGCAGTTTACAAAGATTGGATTGTAAATCCTGATTTTTCAGATTATATGTTCGAATTTTCGATTCCGCCAAAAGCTTCCAAAATAAAATTGCAGCCGAGAGAAGAAAAAAAATAA
- a CDS encoding DUF6515 family protein: MKLAILKNIKSWILIAVFVMMLMPESLTAQRFGHFTPHAVMPRPMPIRPMPHPTPINPGPRPIPPGPRPIPPGPRPIPPHPYPRPLPPPPPFHPYPVPFPYIYHPFVPYYWGPTWYPVGFFLTTLTTAAIVISVENNSYNYDDGVYYVKESDGYKVVPAPLGATITELPKGYVTITVSGVDYYYYGGTYYIKDTTKYKVVTPPVGAVVAHLPEGAEEKNIDGQKYMIYNNVYYQPISKDGQDSYVVVQGK; this comes from the coding sequence ATGAAATTAGCGATACTTAAAAATATAAAATCATGGATTCTCATAGCGGTATTTGTAATGATGCTTATGCCAGAATCTTTAACTGCACAACGATTCGGTCATTTTACGCCGCATGCAGTAATGCCTCGTCCGATGCCGATACGCCCAATGCCGCATCCAACACCAATAAACCCTGGGCCGAGACCAATTCCACCGGGACCAAGGCCGATTCCGCCTGGACCGCGTCCAATTCCACCGCATCCATATCCGAGACCGTTGCCACCTCCGCCGCCGTTTCATCCTTATCCAGTGCCGTTTCCATACATTTATCATCCTTTCGTACCTTATTATTGGGGGCCAACTTGGTATCCTGTTGGTTTCTTTTTAACAACATTAACAACTGCAGCAATAGTTATTTCTGTAGAAAACAATAGCTATAATTACGATGACGGAGTATATTATGTAAAAGAATCTGATGGTTACAAAGTAGTTCCTGCACCATTAGGAGCAACGATTACAGAATTGCCAAAAGGGTATGTCACAATTACCGTTTCTGGAGTTGATTATTATTACTATGGAGGCACTTATTACATAAAAGATACCACAAAATATAAGGTTGTAACTCCTCCTGTTGGTGCAGTTGTAGCGCATTTGCCCGAAGGCGCTGAAGAAAAAAATATAGATGGGCAGAAATATATGATTTACAATAATGTATACTATCAGCCGATTTCTAAAGACGGACAAGATAGTTATGTAGTTGTACAAGGTAAATAA
- a CDS encoding DUF4136 domain-containing protein has protein sequence MNIKRTNLRIIPMLFLGLIYSCSPTVKVTSDYDHSANFSEYKTFAVYDLKAQEGQVNQLNVDRVTKAIRNEMLAKGFTESDNPDFKVNAVSILKNKTSVSSNTNFYGYGGMYRPYGYWGGGAMMGGANTTFNTYDYVDGSLVIDVVSTKTGKLIWQGIGNSEIDSKPDNPEEFINGAINKILAGFPPGAEKK, from the coding sequence ATGAATATTAAAAGAACAAATCTTCGTATAATCCCAATGTTGTTTTTGGGTTTAATTTACAGCTGTTCTCCAACTGTAAAGGTTACAAGTGATTATGACCATTCAGCAAATTTTAGTGAATACAAAACCTTTGCGGTTTATGATTTGAAAGCGCAAGAAGGGCAGGTTAATCAATTGAATGTTGACCGTGTAACAAAGGCAATACGCAACGAAATGCTGGCAAAAGGTTTTACAGAATCTGATAATCCAGATTTTAAAGTAAATGCAGTTTCTATCTTAAAAAACAAAACTTCAGTTAGTTCTAATACCAATTTTTATGGATATGGAGGAATGTATCGTCCATACGGATATTGGGGTGGAGGAGCTATGATGGGTGGTGCCAATACAACATTTAATACTTACGATTATGTTGACGGCTCACTAGTAATTGATGTTGTGTCTACAAAAACAGGTAAATTGATTTGGCAAGGAATTGGAAATTCCGAAATTGACAGTAAACCAGATAATCCAGAAGAGTTTATCAATGGTGCGATTAATAAAATCTTAGCCGGATTTCCTCCCGGAGCAGAAAAAAAATAA
- a CDS encoding helix-turn-helix domain-containing protein: MILFLFSALFVHHFLLRKVAAVDISCYVLISSVLFFTVGWLYFRPNIFHDEEETFDFVVDNAILVKSKETKNVIPITNELTPEKKEDYLLKLDFVLNSKNLFLKKDFVIRDLADETGISVHHLSNLINSEFGLHFQDYINLKRIEYFKEKINDPEWKDLSLEGMAWGSGFKSRTTCFRAFIKHTGKSPSEYFKTIRINPDRTGAYYFK, translated from the coding sequence ATGATTTTATTCTTGTTTTCGGCGCTTTTCGTGCATCATTTTCTTCTCAGAAAAGTTGCGGCTGTAGATATTTCCTGTTATGTGTTAATTTCATCTGTTTTGTTTTTTACAGTCGGCTGGCTTTATTTTAGACCGAATATTTTTCATGACGAAGAAGAAACATTCGACTTTGTAGTTGATAATGCCATTCTTGTAAAATCTAAGGAAACAAAAAATGTGATTCCGATAACAAACGAGTTGACTCCTGAAAAAAAAGAAGATTATCTTTTAAAACTGGATTTTGTATTGAATTCTAAAAATCTTTTTCTTAAAAAAGATTTCGTAATCAGAGATTTAGCAGACGAAACAGGAATTTCAGTTCATCATTTATCTAATTTGATCAATTCTGAATTTGGGCTTCATTTTCAGGATTATATCAATCTTAAAAGGATTGAATATTTCAAAGAGAAAATAAATGATCCAGAATGGAAAGATTTATCGTTAGAAGGAATGGCTTGGGGTTCTGGTTTTAAATCTCGAACAACTTGCTTTAGAGCATTTATAAAACATACTGGAAAATCTCCTTCAGAATACTTCAAAACAATTAGAATAAATCCAGATCGAACAGGCGCTTACTATTTTAAGTAG
- a CDS encoding SphA family protein: protein MKAKNNYSKKVLQSALLIMMLFVFFIGNAQLKGGHILGAMGLQSGTQAPENTLSVYVPAYIYTANCLRNADGDKIGNPDLTMFITGVGANYVSDFKILGANYGATILLAGASNTIQGSYIDSKSSFAFTDMYVQPIQLGWHNKKADFVFSYQMYIPTGKYELGGSNNSGLGMFMNEFSAGTTLFFNEKKTFHFSALAAYEINGKKKDTDIKTGDILSIEGGLGKTFYCMNAEKTAPKGILNAGLIYYFQYKVSDDKIPVGSFLVLEPDKDHVSALGAEVNYLHIGCMTQAGFRWVSELGAVNRFQGNTFFITLAHVFSLKKK from the coding sequence ATGAAAGCAAAAAATAATTATTCGAAAAAAGTACTGCAATCCGCTTTATTAATAATGATGTTATTCGTTTTCTTTATTGGAAATGCACAATTGAAAGGCGGTCATATTTTAGGAGCAATGGGATTACAATCGGGAACTCAAGCTCCAGAAAATACTTTAAGCGTATATGTTCCGGCATATATTTACACAGCAAATTGTCTGAGAAATGCCGATGGTGATAAAATTGGAAATCCAGACTTAACAATGTTTATAACAGGTGTTGGAGCTAATTATGTAAGCGATTTTAAAATTCTCGGAGCCAATTACGGAGCAACTATTTTGTTGGCAGGAGCTTCAAACACTATTCAAGGAAGTTATATCGATTCTAAAAGCAGTTTTGCTTTTACAGATATGTATGTGCAACCAATTCAATTAGGCTGGCACAATAAAAAAGCCGATTTTGTTTTCAGCTACCAAATGTATATTCCAACAGGGAAATACGAACTAGGAGGCAGTAACAACAGCGGATTGGGAATGTTTATGAACGAATTCTCGGCAGGAACGACTTTGTTTTTTAATGAAAAGAAAACATTCCATTTTTCTGCATTAGCGGCGTATGAAATCAATGGAAAAAAGAAAGATACCGATATAAAAACAGGAGATATTTTAAGTATTGAAGGTGGTTTAGGAAAGACGTTCTATTGTATGAATGCCGAGAAAACAGCTCCAAAAGGAATCTTAAATGCGGGATTAATTTATTATTTCCAGTACAAAGTTTCAGATGATAAAATTCCTGTTGGAAGTTTCCTAGTCCTTGAGCCAGACAAAGACCATGTAAGCGCGCTTGGAGCTGAGGTCAATTATCTGCATATTGGCTGCATGACGCAAGCAGGTTTTAGATGGGTTTCTGAACTTGGAGCAGTCAATAGATTTCAAGGAAATACTTTTTTCATCACTCTAGCA